In a genomic window of Occallatibacter riparius:
- a CDS encoding M16 family metallopeptidase has protein sequence MITRLFPRIWAGLAVLAIATPLALHAQDLKSFEQRITTKVLPNGLTILICERPEAPVFSYVTFVDAGDVNDPSGESGLAHMFEHLAFKGTTEIGTNDWPDEKVALEKVETAEQAVEAERRNPLGPDKQKLAQLEKSFDQAKADAEKYVEPNQFTEVAERNGAEGLNAETGLDQTEYYWSMPENRLELWAWLESSRLSETVPREFYKERDVVLEERRMRTDSNPIGRLLEQFLATAYVAHPYGRSGIGWTSEVSQITATEAMAFHKKYYVGSNLVVAVVGDVKAAEILPMLEKYFSKVPAGPKPPLMTTVEPKQFAEKTVFIREDTQPFYIEGYHRGSYKDPDDAVYDAISDIMSNGRVSRLYRGLVRDQQIAAEAQGFSPYPGDKFPGLFAFYAVPIPGHTPQEMATAIHKEIDKLKTTDVSDEELAMFKTRTRADLLRGLADNQGLANALAEYQTRYGDWRELFNQLEKVDKVTKADIRRVANKVFVSSNRTSAWIETATPTQPQQQQPAGEKGGAQ, from the coding sequence ATGATCACCCGATTGTTCCCCCGGATCTGGGCGGGATTGGCCGTTTTAGCCATCGCAACACCGCTAGCCCTGCACGCCCAGGACCTCAAGAGCTTTGAGCAGCGCATCACCACCAAGGTTCTTCCCAACGGCCTCACCATCCTGATCTGCGAACGCCCCGAGGCGCCGGTCTTCAGCTACGTCACCTTCGTCGATGCCGGTGACGTCAACGACCCCTCCGGCGAGAGCGGCCTGGCCCACATGTTCGAGCACCTCGCCTTCAAGGGCACCACCGAGATCGGTACCAACGACTGGCCCGATGAGAAAGTCGCCCTCGAAAAAGTCGAAACCGCCGAGCAGGCCGTCGAAGCCGAGCGCCGCAATCCCCTCGGCCCCGACAAGCAGAAGCTCGCCCAGCTCGAGAAATCCTTCGACCAGGCCAAAGCCGACGCGGAGAAATACGTCGAACCCAACCAGTTCACTGAGGTAGCAGAACGCAACGGCGCCGAAGGCCTCAACGCCGAGACCGGCCTCGACCAAACCGAGTACTACTGGTCAATGCCCGAAAACCGCCTCGAGCTCTGGGCCTGGCTTGAAAGCTCCCGCCTCTCTGAGACCGTCCCGCGCGAATTCTACAAGGAGCGCGACGTAGTCCTAGAAGAGCGCCGAATGCGCACCGACTCCAACCCCATCGGCCGCCTCCTCGAGCAATTCCTCGCCACCGCCTACGTGGCACACCCCTACGGCCGCAGCGGCATCGGCTGGACCAGCGAAGTCAGCCAAATCACCGCCACTGAAGCGATGGCGTTCCACAAGAAGTACTACGTCGGCTCCAACCTCGTCGTCGCCGTCGTGGGCGACGTCAAGGCCGCCGAAATCCTGCCGATGCTCGAGAAGTACTTCAGCAAAGTCCCCGCCGGCCCCAAGCCGCCGCTCATGACGACAGTCGAGCCCAAGCAGTTCGCCGAAAAAACCGTCTTCATCCGCGAAGACACGCAGCCCTTCTACATCGAGGGCTATCACCGCGGCAGCTACAAAGATCCTGACGACGCCGTCTACGACGCCATCAGCGACATCATGTCCAACGGCCGCGTCTCCCGGCTCTATCGCGGCCTGGTGCGCGATCAGCAGATTGCCGCCGAGGCACAAGGATTCAGCCCCTACCCCGGTGACAAGTTCCCCGGCCTCTTCGCCTTCTACGCCGTCCCCATCCCGGGCCACACGCCGCAGGAGATGGCTACCGCGATCCATAAGGAAATCGACAAGCTCAAGACCACCGACGTGAGTGACGAAGAGCTCGCCATGTTCAAAACCCGCACGCGCGCCGACCTCCTCCGCGGCCTCGCCGACAACCAGGGCCTCGCCAATGCCCTCGCCGAATACCAGACCCGCTACGGCGACTGGCGCGAGCTCTTCAATCAACTCGAGAAGGTAGACAAGGTGACCAAGGCCGACATTCGCCGTGTTGCGAACAAAGTATTCGTATCCAGCAATCGCACCAGCGCCTGGATCGAAACGGCTACACCTACACAGCCTCAACAACAGCAGCCCGCCGGCGAGAAAGGCGGCGCGCAATGA
- a CDS encoding bifunctional enoyl-CoA hydratase/phosphate acetyltransferase has translation MSDLAPLAEAVAVDPLVGHPADYHVFHNFLERCKELPAITTAVVWPLSSVALRGAIEAAEEGLIEPTLIGDEAEMKALADEIGVDISNYPILQADTESRAAELGCIMCRSGNAQAIMKGSLHTDELMRAAMNKDTGLRTNRRISHVFVMDTPAYDRTLLISDAAINITPELEDKVHIIQNAIDLAHALGIPEPKVALLSAVETVNPKIKSTLDAAALCKMADRGQITGGILDGPLAFDTAVSARAAEIKKLESPVVGQADILVVPDLESGNMLAKQLEYLGGAQMAGVVLGARVPAILTSRADSAETRLTSCAVAVLMHYATHPVIKV, from the coding sequence ATGAGCGATCTTGCGCCTCTTGCTGAGGCTGTGGCCGTTGACCCACTTGTGGGCCACCCGGCTGATTATCACGTCTTCCACAACTTCCTCGAGCGTTGCAAGGAACTGCCCGCAATCACCACCGCCGTGGTCTGGCCGCTTTCGAGCGTCGCGCTGCGGGGCGCCATTGAAGCCGCCGAGGAAGGCCTGATCGAGCCCACCCTCATCGGCGACGAAGCCGAAATGAAGGCGCTGGCAGACGAGATCGGCGTAGACATCAGCAACTACCCCATCCTCCAGGCCGACACCGAATCCAGGGCCGCCGAGCTCGGCTGCATCATGTGCCGCTCCGGCAACGCCCAGGCCATCATGAAGGGAAGCCTCCACACCGACGAGCTGATGCGCGCCGCCATGAACAAAGACACCGGCCTGCGCACCAATCGCCGCATCAGCCATGTGTTCGTCATGGACACCCCGGCCTACGACCGCACCCTGCTCATCTCCGACGCGGCCATCAATATCACACCCGAGCTTGAAGACAAGGTCCACATCATCCAGAACGCCATCGACCTCGCCCACGCGCTAGGCATCCCCGAGCCCAAGGTTGCACTGCTCTCCGCGGTCGAGACCGTCAACCCCAAGATCAAGTCGACCCTCGACGCCGCGGCTCTCTGCAAAATGGCCGACCGCGGTCAGATCACCGGCGGCATCCTGGACGGCCCCCTCGCCTTCGACACCGCCGTAAGCGCCCGCGCAGCAGAGATCAAGAAGCTCGAGTCACCCGTGGTCGGTCAGGCCGACATTCTCGTCGTTCCCGACCTCGAAAGCGGCAACATGCTCGCCAAGCAGCTCGAGTACCTGGGCGGCGCACAGATGGCCGGCGTGGTTCTCGGCGCTCGCGTGCCCGCAATCCTCACCAGCCGCGCTGACTCGGCGGAAACTCGCCTCACAAGCTGCGCAGTAGCCGTGCTCATGCACTACGCCACCCATCCTGTGATCAAGGTCTAA
- the phoU gene encoding phosphate signaling complex protein PhoU has translation MPRIHFQQQLAELKDKLLAMAALSQQAVVSAVDAYLQRDEGLCDYVRQNETAINTAERELDEMAYALLSREQPMAIDLRFLLAVIKINGDLERIGDQSVGIARRTRDTLRVERVELPVDFATMGECTTRMIRSAIQSLLEGDARLADHVRAMDDEVDRLNRRAHADLLDLIQKDPAHTQQAMNGLFVARSLERIADHASNIATDVIFWIRGADVRHQLSVAMD, from the coding sequence GTGCCGCGCATCCACTTTCAACAGCAACTCGCCGAACTGAAGGACAAGCTCCTCGCCATGGCGGCGCTTTCGCAGCAGGCCGTGGTGTCGGCGGTGGACGCGTATCTCCAGCGGGACGAAGGGCTTTGCGATTACGTACGCCAGAACGAGACGGCCATCAACACGGCCGAGCGCGAACTGGACGAGATGGCCTACGCATTGCTTTCGCGGGAGCAGCCGATGGCGATCGACTTGCGTTTTCTTCTGGCAGTGATCAAGATCAACGGGGATCTGGAGCGGATCGGCGATCAGTCGGTTGGCATTGCGCGGCGCACGCGCGACACGCTGCGCGTGGAACGCGTGGAGCTGCCGGTGGACTTTGCAACGATGGGCGAATGTACAACCCGGATGATCCGGTCAGCGATTCAGTCGCTGCTGGAAGGCGATGCGAGGCTGGCCGATCATGTGCGCGCGATGGATGACGAGGTGGATCGCCTGAACCGACGGGCGCACGCTGACCTGCTCGACTTGATTCAGAAGGATCCGGCGCACACGCAGCAGGCGATGAATGGATTGTTTGTCGCGCGATCACTGGAGCGGATCGCGGATCATGCGTCGAATATTGCGACGGACGTGATTTTCTGGATCCGCGGGGCGGATGTGCGGCACCAGTTGAGCGTGGCGATGGATTAG
- a CDS encoding amidohydrolase family protein, with protein sequence MRKFLFRSLLALCLIALLLVAAVWTIEFYPQRNSHPPLKLAKGTLAIEHARIYVSPTDAPIADGTVLIRDGLIAEVGPNVVIPADAQKVACNGCVVTAGFWNAHVHFTEPKWKWAEWKAADKLDAQLADMFLSRGFTTVVDLGSNPAETFAIRRRVERGEVRGPYIYTAGTALYPPHGIPFYLKETLPGWMTAIMPQPATPVAAQAVVRRNLGSGADVTKLFTGSWVERGHVLPMPLNIVKAAVETTHLNGKIVFAHPSNLAGTQAAVQGGVDVLAHVPDDTRGITPELFTTMVKQNMGMVPTLKMFTTTVTSDPHYMDPMYAEVWQFKADGGTLIFGTDVGYMTDYSTEQEFTELGKCGLGWQDVLAMLTTSPAARLGQSGQKGTIAPGKLADLTILSADPAVELTNFSKVQAVVRSGAVIWQR encoded by the coding sequence ATGCGCAAATTTTTGTTTCGCAGTCTTCTTGCTCTGTGCCTGATCGCGCTGCTGCTGGTTGCGGCGGTGTGGACGATTGAGTTTTATCCGCAGCGGAATTCGCATCCGCCGCTGAAATTGGCGAAGGGGACGCTGGCGATTGAGCATGCGCGGATTTATGTTTCGCCGACGGATGCGCCGATTGCGGATGGGACGGTTCTGATTCGCGATGGGCTGATCGCGGAGGTGGGACCGAATGTTGTGATTCCGGCGGACGCGCAGAAGGTGGCCTGTAACGGTTGCGTGGTGACCGCGGGATTCTGGAACGCGCATGTGCACTTTACCGAGCCGAAGTGGAAGTGGGCGGAGTGGAAGGCGGCGGACAAGCTGGATGCGCAGCTTGCGGATATGTTTCTGAGCCGCGGGTTTACTACGGTTGTCGACCTGGGGTCGAACCCGGCGGAGACGTTTGCGATCCGGCGGCGCGTGGAGCGGGGCGAGGTGCGCGGGCCGTATATCTATACGGCGGGTACGGCGCTGTATCCGCCGCACGGGATTCCCTTTTATTTGAAGGAGACGCTGCCGGGCTGGATGACGGCGATCATGCCGCAGCCGGCAACGCCTGTTGCGGCGCAGGCGGTGGTGAGGAGAAACCTAGGATCGGGTGCGGATGTGACTAAACTGTTCACGGGATCGTGGGTGGAGCGCGGACACGTGCTGCCGATGCCGTTGAACATTGTGAAGGCTGCGGTGGAGACGACTCACCTGAATGGGAAGATAGTGTTCGCGCATCCTTCGAACCTGGCGGGAACGCAGGCCGCGGTGCAGGGCGGCGTGGATGTTCTGGCGCATGTGCCGGACGATACGCGCGGCATTACTCCGGAGCTGTTCACGACGATGGTCAAGCAGAACATGGGCATGGTTCCGACGCTGAAGATGTTCACGACTACGGTGACGAGTGATCCGCACTATATGGATCCAATGTATGCGGAGGTATGGCAGTTCAAAGCTGACGGGGGGACGCTGATCTTCGGGACGGATGTGGGGTACATGACGGACTACTCGACCGAGCAGGAGTTTACGGAATTGGGGAAGTGCGGGCTCGGGTGGCAGGATGTACTGGCGATGCTGACGACGAGTCCGGCTGCGCGGTTGGGGCAGTCGGGGCAGAAGGGGACGATTGCGCCGGGGAAACTGGCGGACCTGACGATTCTGAGCGCCGACCCGGCGGTGGAGTTGACGAACTTCTCGAAAGTCCAGGCGGTGGTGAGGTCGGGTGCGGTGATCTGGCAACGCTAG
- a CDS encoding Dps family protein: MATQAVQNANTVAPGGFTPEQVQSISRALNSLLADVFALYIKTKNFHWHMSGPHFRDYHLLLDEQAAQVFAISDDIAERVRKIGGNTLRSIGEISKLQRIHDNEKPFVPAEEMLRELRDDNQALALNLREAHEITSQASDFATTSMIENWIDEAERRAWFLYESTR, encoded by the coding sequence ATGGCCACTCAGGCGGTCCAAAACGCCAACACTGTCGCCCCCGGCGGTTTCACACCGGAACAGGTGCAGAGCATCTCGCGCGCGTTAAATTCATTGCTCGCTGACGTATTCGCCCTCTATATCAAAACCAAGAACTTCCACTGGCACATGAGCGGGCCCCATTTCCGCGATTACCATCTGCTCCTCGACGAGCAGGCCGCGCAGGTCTTCGCCATCAGCGATGACATCGCCGAACGCGTCCGCAAGATCGGCGGCAACACGCTTCGTTCCATCGGCGAAATCTCAAAGCTGCAGCGCATCCACGATAACGAGAAGCCGTTCGTACCCGCCGAAGAGATGCTGCGCGAACTCCGCGACGACAACCAGGCCCTCGCGCTCAACCTGCGCGAGGCCCACGAGATCACCAGCCAGGCCAGCGACTTCGCCACCACCAGCATGATTGAGAACTGGATCGACGAAGCCGAACGCCGCGCCTGGTTCCTCTACGAATCCACGCGCTAA
- a CDS encoding GNAT family N-acetyltransferase — protein sequence MSPMIAFSTVHLILRPWRASDRLPFARLNADLRVMEHFPHPLTREASNELADKIEAHFEKYGFGAWAAELLTTGQFIGFIGLNVPTFEAHFTRPEFPAVEIGWRLASEYWGRGLATEGARAVLRYAFMKLQLPEVVSFTTVGNHRSRRVMQKLGMTHNPEDDFDHPELAEGDPLRRHVLYRKVAYSFDWTELKQPAAKGN from the coding sequence ATGTCCCCGATGATCGCCTTCAGCACTGTCCATCTGATTCTCCGCCCGTGGCGCGCCAGCGACCGCCTGCCCTTTGCGAGATTGAATGCGGACCTGCGCGTGATGGAGCATTTTCCGCACCCGCTTACCCGCGAGGCCAGCAACGAACTCGCAGACAAGATTGAGGCGCATTTCGAGAAGTACGGTTTTGGCGCCTGGGCCGCTGAATTGCTCACGACTGGACAGTTCATCGGCTTTATCGGCCTTAACGTGCCGACATTCGAGGCGCACTTCACTCGGCCTGAGTTTCCGGCGGTGGAGATCGGGTGGCGTCTTGCGTCCGAGTACTGGGGCAGGGGACTTGCGACCGAGGGGGCGCGCGCTGTTCTGCGTTACGCGTTCATGAAACTGCAGCTGCCGGAGGTGGTTTCGTTCACCACGGTTGGCAATCACAGGTCGCGGCGCGTAATGCAGAAGCTGGGCATGACGCACAATCCGGAGGACGATTTCGATCATCCCGAACTGGCTGAGGGCGATCCGCTGCGCAGACATGTTCTTTATCGGAAGGTGGCGTATTCGTTTGATTGGACTGAGTTGAAACAGCCAGCGGCGAAGGGCAACTGA
- a CDS encoding tetratricopeptide repeat protein, whose translation MEGEKRSQAGDPNLIRVFDEFGRELFITKEHWRTSVLPGSLKSDWDYPDRLYDLIAGSLNDGLHADVLAAAEHLYRIDPKRDRGACTYGVVLMKNNRLDEAESVFRSHIKAYGEEGYILTNLAKVLAARNEGQKALDTLWHALELDPNQDNGLVWYASIHREQIGPSGWGQALSRVAALPNSWRAQMWLAREALERQNLASALAYYDQALSRIGGTVPHDVLMQMSGDLGKHGYLKESIQLAEPRFVPQVHGLAVGNNLIKAHLDLGQTEDARRILDQLYGLKRPDYMKTLSFWDTEIAKARLARHSAPNASQLEVTIATVEGPVWLKSAPGELFAEKPSDALTICISGLHG comes from the coding sequence TTGGAAGGGGAAAAGCGGAGTCAAGCAGGTGATCCGAACCTGATCCGGGTCTTTGATGAGTTTGGTCGCGAGCTTTTCATCACCAAGGAACATTGGCGGACGAGTGTGCTTCCAGGCTCTCTGAAGTCAGATTGGGATTATCCTGATCGGCTTTACGACCTCATCGCTGGTTCACTCAATGATGGACTTCACGCGGATGTGCTGGCTGCGGCTGAACACCTTTACAGGATTGATCCAAAACGGGATCGGGGTGCCTGTACGTACGGTGTTGTCCTGATGAAGAACAACCGGCTGGACGAGGCCGAATCTGTCTTCCGTTCGCATATCAAAGCTTATGGCGAGGAAGGATACATACTGACAAATCTCGCCAAGGTCTTGGCAGCTCGGAACGAAGGTCAAAAGGCTCTGGATACGCTCTGGCACGCGCTTGAACTCGATCCGAATCAGGACAACGGCCTCGTCTGGTACGCATCTATCCACCGTGAGCAGATCGGGCCGAGCGGCTGGGGGCAGGCTTTGAGTCGCGTAGCCGCGCTGCCAAACAGTTGGCGGGCACAAATGTGGTTGGCGAGAGAGGCGCTGGAACGGCAGAATCTGGCAAGCGCTCTTGCGTATTACGATCAGGCGCTGTCGAGGATTGGAGGCACGGTTCCTCACGACGTGTTGATGCAGATGAGCGGTGATCTTGGTAAGCACGGCTATCTGAAGGAGTCTATTCAACTGGCGGAGCCACGATTTGTGCCGCAGGTCCACGGCCTCGCTGTTGGCAACAACTTGATCAAAGCTCATCTCGACCTGGGGCAGACGGAAGATGCCAGAAGAATCCTGGACCAGCTTTACGGGCTTAAGCGTCCGGACTATATGAAGACCTTGAGTTTTTGGGACACCGAGATTGCAAAGGCCCGTCTAGCTCGACATTCTGCGCCGAATGCGTCGCAATTAGAGGTTACGATCGCCACAGTTGAGGGGCCCGTCTGGCTGAAGTCTGCGCCAGGAGAACTCTTCGCGGAGAAACCCTCGGATGCTCTCACAATTTGCATTTCTGGGCTCCACGGTTGA
- a CDS encoding flavin reductase family protein — MNEIASPAPMLSIDPAGQPSRQIYKLMTGIIVPRPIALVSTVDSEGIPNVAPFSFFNGVGSVPPTLIFCPSLHGKQADPALRKDTLANVEATGEFVVNVVNEAIAHAANITAADVPPHVDEFALAGLTPIPSEVVRVPRVAESPAHMECKLLQVIYTSRQPGGGVIVLGEIVRFHVRQDLIEDFRVDPEGLDAVGRMAGNTWVRTRDRIDLVRPK, encoded by the coding sequence ATGAACGAAATAGCCTCTCCTGCTCCGATGCTGAGCATCGATCCCGCCGGCCAGCCCTCACGGCAGATCTACAAGCTGATGACCGGTATCATCGTGCCGCGCCCCATCGCCCTTGTCTCCACGGTGGACTCCGAGGGCATCCCGAATGTCGCCCCGTTCAGCTTTTTCAACGGAGTGGGCTCCGTCCCCCCAACGCTGATCTTCTGCCCATCGCTGCACGGCAAACAGGCCGATCCCGCCCTGCGCAAAGACACGCTCGCCAACGTCGAAGCCACTGGTGAATTTGTCGTGAACGTCGTCAACGAGGCCATAGCCCACGCGGCCAACATCACCGCCGCGGATGTCCCGCCGCATGTGGATGAGTTCGCACTCGCCGGCCTCACCCCGATTCCCAGCGAAGTCGTGCGCGTCCCGCGCGTAGCCGAGTCGCCCGCGCACATGGAATGCAAACTCCTCCAGGTCATTTACACCAGCCGGCAGCCCGGCGGCGGCGTCATCGTGCTCGGCGAAATCGTCCGTTTCCACGTGCGCCAAGACCTGATCGAAGACTTTCGCGTCGACCCCGAGGGCCTCGATGCGGTCGGACGCATGGCGGGCAACACCTGGGTCCGCACCCGCGACCGCATCGACCTCGTCCGTCCGAAATAG
- a CDS encoding Imm27 family immunity protein, with amino-acid sequence MEIRPEESLITGAWVLVGGRVVNDESLERIHSLVSGHLERVATGNWEILYRDPRDGRYWEMFHPHGEMHGGGPASLRVLDVEAAREKYGVDRLPAK; translated from the coding sequence ATGGAAATTCGGCCGGAGGAAAGCCTGATCACGGGTGCGTGGGTTTTGGTGGGTGGGCGCGTGGTTAACGACGAATCGCTTGAGCGGATCCACTCCCTGGTCAGCGGTCATTTGGAGCGGGTTGCAACCGGCAACTGGGAAATCCTCTATCGCGATCCAAGGGACGGCCGTTATTGGGAAATGTTCCATCCCCACGGTGAAATGCACGGAGGTGGCCCTGCGTCCCTTCGCGTTCTCGATGTTGAAGCGGCGCGAGAGAAGTACGGTGTCGATCGTCTTCCGGCAAAATAA
- a CDS encoding 3-hydroxyacyl-CoA dehydrogenase/enoyl-CoA hydratase family protein: protein MSTSAPAPTHSLNLSAQPLLVRRAAVLGAGTMGSRIAAHLANVGIPTLLLDMVPEGAHHKNKLAVLAIENLAKSKPAAFYDASFADRITPGNFEDDLPKLAGCDWVIEAVAENIAIKHKLLEKVVEHLGPNAILTTNTSGLPIAQIAKPMFAPIRQRFFGTHFFNPPRYMQLLELIPLPETDPQILSAFAAFADRLLGKQVVLANDTPNFIANRIGVTVMFTAATLMLQQGLTIEEADALTGQAIGWPRTGTFRLADMVGIDVLAHVAMNFPQGAAPGNFFDLLAEIVKRGWLGDKAKQGFYKKTRGAEGKEQREVLDLKTLEYRPLAKASIPSLEMAKNAATLKERLRILLANDPAKDKAAAFLWPLLSTLWNFSAERIGEAANDAPSIDRAMKAGFNWEMGPFEMWDAAGVRETVTRMKAMQLPVSAAVEELLDSGNEHWYAPDGPHCFNPASGAWDMVPRQPGHARVADYRRGRRPVQSCIVRANSGASLVDIGDHIGCIELHSLKNAIGGDVVSLVSSVLRADSDAVRDFAGFVISGDREHFSVGANLMQLLLAAQEGEWDEVNGAIRGFQQMTQLIKFCPRPVVVAPFGMTLGGGAEMCLHAARRQPHAETYIGLVEAGVGLIPGGGGTKEMLLRSVDAAAAIAPPDPKDPPSRFAQSAQMIAALRRTLETIAMAKVSASAVDARGLGLFSAADRVTFNRERLLLDAKAEVHALIEGGYTAPVPRAEIPAPGLAALATMESGIFLMGEAGYASEHDQKVARWAAYILAGGRITAGSLVSEQYLLDLEREAFLSLCGERKTQERIGFTLKTGKPLRN from the coding sequence ATGAGTACCAGCGCGCCGGCACCGACCCACTCGCTCAATCTTTCTGCTCAACCGCTGCTGGTGCGCCGCGCTGCTGTGCTGGGCGCGGGAACCATGGGATCGCGGATTGCCGCGCACCTGGCGAATGTGGGAATCCCCACGCTGCTGCTGGATATGGTGCCGGAGGGCGCGCATCACAAGAACAAGCTGGCCGTGCTGGCGATTGAGAACCTGGCGAAGTCGAAGCCAGCGGCATTTTATGACGCGAGTTTCGCTGATCGCATCACGCCCGGCAACTTCGAGGATGACCTGCCGAAGCTGGCCGGGTGCGACTGGGTGATTGAGGCCGTCGCCGAGAATATTGCGATCAAGCACAAGCTTCTGGAGAAGGTTGTTGAGCACCTGGGGCCGAATGCGATTCTGACTACCAATACGTCTGGGCTGCCCATCGCGCAAATCGCCAAGCCAATGTTTGCGCCGATACGGCAGCGGTTTTTCGGAACGCACTTCTTCAATCCGCCGCGGTATATGCAGCTTCTGGAACTGATTCCCCTGCCGGAGACGGATCCGCAGATTCTGTCAGCATTTGCGGCGTTTGCAGATCGGCTGTTGGGCAAGCAGGTGGTGCTGGCGAACGACACGCCGAACTTCATCGCCAACCGCATTGGGGTGACGGTGATGTTTACCGCGGCCACCTTGATGCTGCAGCAAGGGCTGACCATTGAGGAGGCCGACGCGCTGACGGGGCAGGCGATTGGATGGCCGCGAACGGGGACGTTCCGGCTTGCCGATATGGTGGGCATTGATGTGCTTGCGCATGTGGCGATGAACTTTCCGCAGGGCGCGGCGCCTGGGAACTTCTTTGATCTTCTTGCGGAGATTGTGAAGCGCGGCTGGCTGGGCGATAAGGCGAAGCAGGGCTTCTACAAGAAAACGCGCGGAGCGGAAGGCAAGGAGCAGCGCGAGGTTCTGGACCTGAAGACGCTGGAGTATCGACCTCTGGCGAAGGCTTCTATTCCGTCGCTGGAGATGGCGAAGAACGCGGCGACGCTGAAGGAGCGGCTCCGGATTTTGCTTGCGAACGATCCTGCGAAGGACAAGGCGGCGGCGTTTCTTTGGCCGCTGCTCTCGACGCTGTGGAACTTCTCAGCCGAGCGGATTGGCGAAGCGGCGAATGATGCGCCGTCGATAGACCGCGCGATGAAGGCCGGCTTCAACTGGGAGATGGGTCCGTTTGAGATGTGGGATGCGGCCGGCGTGCGCGAGACGGTGACGCGCATGAAGGCGATGCAACTGCCGGTGAGTGCGGCTGTCGAGGAGTTGCTCGACTCGGGCAACGAGCACTGGTATGCGCCGGATGGTCCGCACTGCTTCAATCCGGCGAGCGGCGCGTGGGATATGGTTCCGCGGCAGCCGGGGCATGCGCGCGTTGCCGATTATCGGCGCGGAAGGCGGCCGGTGCAGTCGTGCATTGTGCGAGCGAACTCGGGGGCATCGCTGGTCGATATTGGGGATCACATTGGGTGCATCGAGCTGCACTCGCTGAAGAACGCGATTGGTGGCGACGTGGTTTCGCTTGTGTCCTCGGTGCTGAGAGCTGATTCAGATGCGGTGCGGGATTTCGCCGGATTCGTCATCAGCGGGGACCGCGAACATTTCAGCGTGGGCGCAAACCTGATGCAGCTTCTGCTGGCTGCGCAGGAGGGCGAGTGGGACGAGGTGAATGGGGCGATCCGCGGCTTTCAGCAGATGACGCAGCTGATCAAGTTCTGTCCGCGGCCGGTGGTGGTTGCGCCGTTTGGAATGACGCTGGGCGGCGGGGCCGAGATGTGTTTGCACGCGGCGCGGCGGCAGCCGCATGCGGAAACTTATATCGGGCTGGTTGAGGCGGGTGTGGGGTTGATTCCCGGCGGCGGCGGGACGAAGGAGATGCTGCTGCGCTCGGTGGATGCGGCCGCGGCGATCGCGCCGCCTGATCCCAAGGATCCGCCGTCGCGGTTTGCGCAGTCGGCGCAGATGATTGCGGCGTTGCGGCGCACGCTGGAGACGATTGCGATGGCGAAGGTGTCTGCGTCTGCGGTGGATGCGCGCGGACTGGGGCTGTTCTCCGCTGCCGATCGCGTTACGTTCAATCGCGAGCGACTGCTGCTGGATGCGAAGGCCGAGGTGCACGCGCTTATCGAAGGTGGGTATACGGCGCCGGTGCCGCGCGCGGAGATTCCTGCGCCGGGGCTGGCCGCGCTGGCAACGATGGAGTCGGGAATTTTCCTGATGGGCGAGGCGGGCTACGCGAGCGAGCACGACCAGAAGGTGGCGCGCTGGGCGGCGTACATCCTCGCCGGTGGACGGATTACCGCGGGTTCGCTGGTGAGCGAGCAGTATCTTTTGGACCTGGAGCGGGAAGCGTTTCTGTCGCTGTGCGGAGAGCGCAAGACGCAGGAGCGCATTGGGTTCACGCTGAAGACGGGGAAGCCGCTGAGGAACTAA